In the Acomys russatus chromosome 20, mAcoRus1.1, whole genome shotgun sequence genome, CCAGTTTAGACATGACCAAGTCTCCAGGCTAAAAATGCTGAGCTCCATCTGGCAGGCTCGATTGAGGACCACGACTCAGGATACGGCATCAGTCTTGCCATCGTGTGAACCCTTAGAATCCCAGCTTCACCctcctccagtgtcttctcttggaGTTGTACCTGGTCTTGTTGCCAGTTTTCATCTGAATCCATTGAGGAATAGGAcacttctgcttttgtttcttggccagGAATGGCTTGATTCTGGAAGTCTTGTGGGAAGACATGACGAGAAGTCGAGTCTGATGCACAGCGCGCGAGGGCGGAGGAAAGCAGAAGAGGAGGCCGCAGCTGGAAGAGCACAATTGAAGAGCTGCATTTTAAATGCTGATGCTACAGTGACCTTGAACAATAACCCTCCTCACTCTGTGTGATTAggttgtatgaaaaaaaaaagtactaattGGCTTTCCACTCTGCCTCTCCAGAATAATGTACTCTTGTCTATGGGAGAGTAGTCCACAAAGCTTAATTGGACAGTAGATTTCTCAAAGGGGGCTACTTTTGGTTACAGATTTCAGGAACATATTCACCATTGTGGAATATTTAC is a window encoding:
- the LOC127204286 gene encoding 60S ribosomal protein L39-like, coding for MSSHKTSRIKPFLAKKQKQKCPIPQWIQMKTGNKTRYNSKRRHWRRVKLGF